The Paraburkholderia largidicola DNA segment CGTCGTCTGAAGGCGTGCACGTGCGGCACGATCCGTGAGGTCTTGAGCGGGCATTCGTGGTTCCTTGTTCTGGCATGCGATCCGGCATGAACATGCCGGGCGTCGAGCTTTTGTCGACGAATAAGCGTGCCAGTATAGGGACGCGTTCTTGCCCGGTTAACGACCAATTTTCGCTTACGTTATTCGCGTGAGTGCAATGAAGAAACGACGCGCGTCTTCGTTCGATACGCACCGAAGCAAATCACATAGCGACGCTTAACGATCGCTCGATTCGTTCTTTGACCTCTGTATTTGCGCATCGACATAATCGGCTCCCCCATCTCACTTCAAACAGGAACCCGTTCATGCGCAGACTCGTCATACTTGCGCGCTTCGCCACGGCTGCCGCCTGCTCGATGCTCATGTTTTCCGTCAACGCAGCGCACGCCGCCGACGATCCAGCAGCGAAAGCGCAGCAAACGCTGCGCATCGGTTTCGTGCCGGGTCCCTATGCGGATGAATTCCGTCAAGGCGTCGAGCCGCAACTCGTGCGCAAAGGCTATACCGTGCGATACGTCGAGTTCAGCACCGGCCTCGAAGCGAATCACGCTGTCTATAGCGGTGAAATCACGGCCGACGTGATGCAGCATAGTGTCTATCTGAAGTCGTACAACGATCGCAACGGCACCGATCTCGTCCCTGTCGTGCAGGTACCGACGCCGCCGATGGGCCTGTACTCGACGAAGCACCGCTCGCTCACGGAAGTGAAGCGCGGCACGACGGTCGCCGTACCCAACGATCCCGTCAACCTGGAGCGCGCGCTGAAGATCCTGCAGAACATCGGCTGGATACGTATTCGCGCGAATCCGAATCCCGTCGATGTCACCGAGCGCGATGTGATCGCGAATCCCGCAGGCATTCGCATCGTGCCGCTCGAATCCGCCCAGGCGCCGCGCGCGCTCGAAGACGTGGACTATGCCGCGATTCAGGGCAACTTCGCGATTGCGAGCGGACACCGTCTCGCCGATGCGCTCGCGCTCGAACAGATGACCTCGCCTTATGTGAATCAGGTGGTCGTCAAAGCGGCGAACCGCAATTCACGGGCGACAGCCGATATCGTTGCGGCTTATCAATCGGACGAGTTTCGTCATGCGATTCTGGGCAACCGGGTTTATGACGGGTTCCGTTTGCCGGATTATTTTCATCGGTGAGTGGGTGATCGAGCCGCTCGGCGAAGCCCGCCTTGCATCGACGGGCTTCCATCCGTTCGTGAACCCCCAACCCTCAACGATCAGGACGCGAGTGCCCGAACCGTCTGCTCCGTCGTCCACAGCGCGTGCGCGAGATAACGGAAGTTGATGATCGCGGCCAGATAGCCGTCGCCGTCCGGCAATCGCGGGCCTGCCGTAGCGTCACGCACCACGGCCACTTCGAAGCCTTGTTCGATCAGCTCGCGCAAGTGCGATTCGATGCAAAGGTTCGCCGCCATGCCGGCGAGAATGATCTGCGACACGCCCTTCTTGCGAAGTTGCAAGGCGAGATCGTTCGTCTCCGGTCCATAGACCTTATGCGGAGACGCAATGATGGTTTTGCCGTCGAGAATGTACGGCTTGTACTCGTCGAGAAAATCCGCGCCCGATCCCTCGAAGTCCTCGAGCGTGTTCGGCCCTTTGCGATCGAACATGCAGATGTTGTGCATCACCTTTTCCAGCGGACCGCCAAAGTGCCACTCGTGATCGCACGGGTAGTAATAGTGCGGCGAAACGGCCACGGTGAGTCCCACCTGCTTCGCCGTCTTGAACAGTTGCCCCAGATTCGCGACCGTATTGTTCTCGGTAATGCTCGGCCCGAATACCGACCAGCTCGCCCCTGACGGACTCAGGAAATCATTCTGCGGATCAATGACCACCAGTGCCGCCTTCGATGGGTCCAGTTTGAAGCCTGTCTGCGGCAAAGCCGGATCGACAGGATCCGCGTATGGGTTTGCGTTCGCTTGCTCTGCCTGGTTCGCGTTACTCATAAAACCTCCATATAAAAGTCAGTACATCGGACGACAGCAACCGCGCAAAGTGTTGGCATACTTTAAATATAGATGACCGGTCGCTTTATAAAAGAAACAAAAAAAACTTAGCGAAGCAGCCGGGGCATTACGACCTTCTCGAAACGCTCGTACGCGTTGCCGCTCTGCTCGATCTTGCCGCGCATGGCTGCGCCTTCGTAAGCCTCGATCAGGATCGCCGCGAGTTCGTCCACGTTCTGCTTGCGGTCCAGTTCATTGCGCTCCTGCGCCTCGCGCAAGCAGGCGGCCAGTGCCTCTTGCCACCGCGCGAGCAATGCCAGAAGCTTCGAGCGTGCCTCGTCGCTGGCATTCGACAGTTCGAGTGACAGGTTGCCAATCAGACAACCCAGCGCAAAATCGCTCTTGCTGTGATCGTCCGTCAATGCACGGAAGAATTTCGCAACGCGCGCGAGCGGCCTGATTCGCGCGTCGTACAGGATCGGACCGTGGCGGTCTTCGATGGACTGCCAGTAGTCTTCGAGAATTTCGGCCGCAAACATTTCCTTGCTTTCGAAGTAGTTGTAGAACGAGCCCTTCGGCACGCCGGCGGCCGTCGTGATGTCCTGCACGCCACAGCCATTGAAACCGCGGTCGTGAACCACATCACGCCCCACTGAGAGCAGACGCGAACGTACTTGAGGATTGGCAGGACGTGGCAACTTCGTGATCTCCGTTGAGCTGATGGATAACAAGATAACTGGTCATCTATTTATTGTCAACCTCGTCGCGGACGTGAGGCAGCCAGCGACGAGACGCGCACATTATCTGGGCTGGCAAGCAGAAACCAGTGGCCGCGCTAGCACGCTTCCCCTGATCTCGGTGCAGCATGACCGAAGCCAGTCCCGATCGTGTACGCGCAACGACCGCGTGCACGAGTGGGCATGTTCATCTCCTGAAACGAATGGCATGGCCTGATTGCATCAACTGGCACTGAGGCGCTCGCTCATCGGCCGATGCGCACGGAACGTCGGCTTTTCAGTGATCGCGCGCGGCTGAACCAACAGCGTCCTTTCGATCGCGACCCGATCCACCTTGCCCTGCTCCGTCAGCGGTATCGCGCCCGCCTCCGATAGGTTGACCGCGTTTGCCACCAGATCGCCGAACGCCGCGTTCAGTGCACGCGCGCAGCGCGCGCGATCCACATGCTGTCCGGCCCAGGGCTCGACGACTGCATTCCATGCATGCTCGCCATCCTGCGTGTTCGACGCGAATGCCACGGCATAGCGCACGTCGGGCAGGCGGCAGAGTACATCTTCGATATGCACGGGACCGATGATGCGCTGATCGATTTCCGCGACGTCGGATGAACGGCCGATCACATGCAGATAACCGCCATCGTCGATCAGGCCGATATCGCCCGTCAGGCACCAGCCGTCCCTGAATTTCTGCGCGCCTTCGACGGGCTGATTGCGGTATCCATGCGCCACGGCAGCGGACCGGACCTCGATGCTGCCGGGGTACCCATTCGCCGCGAGCGTGCCATCGACGCAGCGCAAACGCACCTCGACGCCAGGCCGGATGCGCCCCGCGCTATCCAGGCGCGCTGGATTTGTCGCATAGTCGGGCGGCGGCAGCACGCTGACGAGTCCCGCTTCGCTTGCGCCGTACATATGCGCGAGCACCGGGCCGAGACGCCTGACGGCGCGTTGCCGCAACGCCGCGGGTGCCGAGCCGCCGACATGCGCGATGCAACGCAGCGACGACAGATCGCGTCGGCCCACGTCCGGGTGATCCATCATCTCGAAGAGTTGAGGCTCGACCAGAAAAACATCCGTGATGCGTTCGGACTCGATCACTGCAAGCGTCGTCCGCGCACTGTACGCCCGTTCGAGCACGACACTTCCGCCGCCGATCAACGTCGTATCGACCAGCACTTGCGACAGGTACGCGAGCGGACCATTGATCAATTGACGCCGCTTCGCGTTGCGCGCCGACACCACCATCGCGGAATAGGCCGCGAACGAGCGGCGGCTCGCTTTCGGCACGCCCGTCGTGCCGCCTGAGGAGACGATCACTGCGAGTTCGTCCGGCATGGCACGGCTTTCGAGCGGCTGGTCCGACTGCACGCTGGCGAACCTGTCGAGATGCACCCATGTGCTCTCGTAGCCGACAGAAACGATGCGCTGATCGACTGCATCGCGTACCAGATGAGCGGTCTCCGGAAACACGACCAGAAGCGTCGGCCTGATCCGGGCGAGCAAGGTCGCGCGGCTTTCGGCACTCGCCAGCGCAGGCAGGAACATGGTGGCCGCGCCGAGCAGGTTCGCCGCATAGCGAACGGCGAGCGCTTCGGGGCGATTCGGCGCATGGAGCGCGACCACCGCGCCCCGGCCTATGCCGAGTGCGCCGAGCGCACGCGCATAACGGTAAATCGCGCTGCGCAACTCGCCTCTCGTGACGTCCCTTCCCTGATAGCGGATGGCGGGTTCACAGGCGCGTGTTTTCAGTTCCCTCAGTAATGCATCGACATACGGGCGATAGTTCGTTTCTGCGTTGGTTTCCATGCTGTTCTCCTGCTGTGGCGTCCCGCATCCGGGCTCGGTCGAGGAGATCATGCCTTCGCAGAATGAGACGGGAATTAGAGAACTGGAAAGACGAATGTGACGCGGCCGATAATCTTCCGTTCACACTCGACGCCAAGAACAACAGCCGACCTGAAACCAGGCCACTCGATCTTCTTCAAGGACCCGAGAATTGATGGCAGCCGACTGAAACCAGCGGAAGCTCACTGCCGCATGGCGTCAGTCCTCAGCCCAGAATTGGATGAGACGTGCCGGGAATCGGCCAGCCCCGGTTGTCGGTCGGCACCAGTTGGGTCTGAAACGCGACGAACAGCGCCTGGAAGCGCCCGTCCACTTCGACCATCACCGCGCCGTCCTGAAACGTGCCGTTCTCCGACGAATGATCCCTCACACGGCTGCCCGGCTGCGGCTTCGGGTTGCCCTGGTTCATATGCGTTTCGTGCAGGCCATCGTGCTGGGGCTCGAACAGAAAACCGAAGCCGTACACAGTGACGTTCTTCGTCGGCTTCCAGCCGCGCCGCATATCGTTGCCGCTCTTGCCCGGATACAGATAGTCGACGGGCGCCGCCGACATATCCAGTTGCAGCATGTCGTTGACGAGCGCGTTGATGTCGTTGTGCGCGCTTGCCGTGTCGAGCGTGATGGGCCGCATCGTCGACAGATCGACGAGACGCGGATCATGCACGTAGTCGAGCTTCGGAAACCCGGTCTGTGTCAGACCGGGCGGCAGCTTGGCGAGATCGGCCACCATCGGATGATCGAAGTACTGGCTCCACGAATACAGCACGTGATAGCCAGCCGGCCCCGTCAGCGAACTGTCCGACTTCACATTCGTGACGATCCTGAATTCACCGCCTGCCGGATCGTCGACGACGATCACATAGTGCGGATCGCCCTTGTAGCCGTCGAGAAAAGGCACGCCGAGTTTCAGCGCGCCCTTGAACACGACATAGACGTTCTGTTGCGGCATCTCGCAGTTCCGTCGAAGACCGGGTGCAGTTGTCGACTTACAGCAGCGCGATTACCCGCACGTCGCCCTGCTCCGCCGACGCCACGACCTTGCCCGCCACACGCCGGAACGTGATCGACACCGACGCGTCGCCGACGCGCAGATCGCCGATCTCGATCCAGTCGATGCCCTCCGGCAGCATCGGCTGCTCGATCAGCACTTCGCGTTTTTGCGCGTCGATCGTCATGCCCAGGCACGCTTCGAGCATCATGAACGGCGAGCCGGCCGCCCACGCCTGCGGCAGACACGCGACGGGGTACGCCGTGGGCGGTTCGCCGCGACGGCGCGGGAAGCCGCAGAACAGCTCGGGCAGACGCATGTCGAAGTTGACGGCCGCCTGGAAGAGCGCCTGCAACAGACGCACGGCCGCCGCCTTCGCGCCGTAGCGCGCAAGACCGCGCGCGCAGAGCGCGTTGTCGTGCGGCCAGACCGAGCCATTGTGATACGCCATCGGATTGAAGCGCGGCTGGCCTGCCGCCAGCGTGCGCACGCCCCAGCCGGTGTGGAAGAGCGTCGATTCGAGCGCGCGCGCGACGGCTTCACCGCGTTCACGCGACGGCAAGCCGAACGCCAGCAGATGACCCGCATTCGATGCCATCACGCGGCACAGGTCGCCCTTGCCGTCGAGCGCGATGCCGTAGAAGTTCGAATCGTCCATCCAGTACTTGTCTTCGACGCAGGCGCGGATCGCGGTGGCGCGCTGTGTGTAGCGCACCGCGTCGTCGGGCAGGCCGCGCAACATCGAGAACTGCGCCATCGTGTCGAATGCGGCGCTCGCGTACGCCTGCACTTCGACGAGCGAGATCGGCCCTTCAGGGAAACGGCCGTCCGCGTGAAACACGGAGTCGTGACTGTCCTTCCAGCCCTGGTTCGCAAGACCGCCGTCCGACGCGCGCTGATAATCGAGCAGCCCGTAAATATTGCGATCGCATACGCCCGATACCCATTTCGCCGCGCGGTCGAGCGCCGGCCACAGCTCGTCGACGAGTTGCGTGTCCCCCGTGCGCGCCACGTAAGCGCCCGCGAGCACGATGAAGAGCGGCGTCGTATCGACACCGCCGTAATAGAGCGCGAACGGTACCTCGCCCGTCGCCGCCATTTCGCTGCGGCGCATTTCGTGCATGATCTTGCCGACAGCGGCGTCGCGGAACGCGGAATCTTCCATCGCCTGGTGCTCGGCGAGAAAACGCAACACGCCGCGCGCGAGGCCCGGCTGGAGCCACAACATCTGCAGCGACGTGATGACGGCGTCGCGCCCGAACGGCGTCGAGAACCACGGAATGCCTGCATACGGATACGGCCCGCTGGCGAGATCCGTCGTGAGCAGGTTGAGGTCCGCCTGCGAGCGGTCGATCCACGCATTGAACAGCGGATTGCTCGAGCGCACGCGCGCCGACGCACGGCGCCGCTCGCGCATCACCAGGTGGGCATCGACGAGCGCCGCGCGCACAGCCGTGCGGCCCACGCGCGGCCGCGCCGCGTCGACCTGCGAGACGTGCAGCTCGGTGACGGTATGGGTCGATTGCGCGACGTGGACATCCGGCTCGCCCTTATGCGCCGCGACCTGCACGGCCACCGACAGATAAATCGACACACACGCCTGAGCAGGCAGCTTCACCGAATAATCGGCGCGGTCGGCGAGCAGTTTGTCGGGCATCGGCGAAAACGCGACGCGCACGTGCCGCGCTACGTCGTCGAGACCGATATAGCCGAGCAGCACTTCGTTCTTGTGCACGCGTGGCGCTTCGACCTTGCCCTGCTTCGCGCGTTTCAGGCCGCGCACTTCGAACATGTCGCGGAAGTCGCTGGCAAACGAGATGGACAACGGGACGATCGCGTCCGTCGTGCCGTAGTTGGTGAGTTCGATTGCTTCGTTCATCACCGTGCCGGACAGCACGCGCACGCGCTCGACGTGAATCACGCCTTCCGGCGTGCTGTCGCCGCCGAGCGGCGGCAGCGGACGGTTGGTCAGATGCGCGGTGAATGACGTGTTGTCGCTGCTGACGCTGCCCGACAGCAGCGAGGGCGCGCGTCCGCCGAAGGTCAGACGCAGTTGCGACAGCACGCGGGTATCGTTGACGAACAGGCCGTCGTCGTGGCCTGTGACGTCACCGAGGGGATCGTTGACGATAAACGTGCCGCCCGACTTCAGCACGTGCTGGGTTGCGCTCGCGACGTTCAGGTTTTCAGGCGCGATGAACGCGCCGTCGTTCTCCTCGCCGCGATAGTCCACGCCGCCCTGATGGGACAACCCGCCGAGTGCTTCTGGATCCTGCATCAGCTTGCTCCTGTGCTAGTGGTGCTAGTGGCTTCTAGTGGCTTCGTTTCGGTGATTGTAGAAGGTTCGTGGGGTTACGACAGGGGATAGTGCCGGAGGTGCCACGAATCTTTGAGATTTTTTTCTTTGAAATGTCACAGAGGGGGGATGGCACGGGTCGTGCGGTTGGGTTTGCTGTTGACTTTTTTCTAATGTTTCAGCTTTGTCAGTTGTGCGTCTGAGCATCGCCTACGGTGACTCGAATATTGGGTAAATTGATTCGACATCCTGTTGAAGTGCATCCGCGGTTTCCGTTTTTTTTTCGCTGGCATCCGCGATTTGTTAGCGTGCTTCAGGCGTCGCCCCTGTGCGGGGCGGCACCTACTTTTCTTTGCCGCCGCAAAGAAAAGTAGGCAAAAGAAAGCGGCTCACACCGCCAGTACGTGTTCCTATCCACGGGCCCCCAACGTCCCCACGCTTCACACGGCAGTCCCCTGGCTGATTCCCGTTGCCAACGCTTCGAATGCACGCCTCACCCGCTTCGAATACCCCTGCTTGAGCCAGCGGCAGCGAATGGTATATGCCGCCCAGGTGGCAAACTGTGTGTAGGTTGTCGCGCCGTATAGCCTGGCGCTCTTACAGTGTGGAACGCGTGTGCTATCGGTCCGAAGTAAGGCGTGCGAGGTACTACGCCCTACACACAGTTTGCCACCTGGGCGGCCGTGGACTATCTGGCGCCGCGTGCAGTGACGCGGGGGCATGAAGGGGGTGAGGCGTACGGAGAGAACGTTGGCAACGGACGTCGGTCACGTGGTTGCCGTGTGAAGCGTAAGAACCTTTGGGAGCCCTCAGGCAAACACACGGGCTGGCGGTGTGAGCCGCTTTCTTTTGCCTACTTTTCTTTGCGGCGGCAAAGAAAAGTAGGTGCCGCCCCGCACAGGGGCAACGCGTGAAGCACGTAGGCATAACGCGGATGCCAGCGCAAAGTCCAGAACAACCAAACCAAACCAAACCCGTCGCAGACAAAAAAAAAGGCGCCACCCCTCTTCCAGAAGCAGCGCCTTCACCTTCACCGAACACCGCGAATAGCGGCAAGAATAACGAATAAACCTTACCGCTGTGCGATCGGCCCCGCCACCCGTGACGTCTCGCCAACAAACAACTGCCGCGGACGCCCAATCTTCTGTTCAGGATCGGCGATCATCTCATTCCACTGCGCGATCCAGCCCACAGTCCGCGCCAGCGAGAAAATACAGGTAAACATCGCGGTAGGAATGCCCAGCGCACGCTGCACGATCCCCGAGTAAAAATCGACATTCGGATACAGCTTGCGCGACACGAAATACTCATCCTCGAGCGCGATCTTTTCCAGCGCCATCGCGAGCTTGAACAGCGGGTCGTCGTGCAGCCCCAGTTCGTTCAGCACTTCGTGGCAGGTTTCGCGCATCAGCTTCGCACGCGGATCGTAGTTCTTGTACACCCGGTGACCGAAGCCCATCAGCTTCACGCCCGAGTTCTTGTCCTTCACCTGCTCGATGAACTTCGGAATGTTGTCGACCGAGCCGATCTCTTCCAGCATGTTCAGCGCCGCTTCGTTCGCGCCGCCGTGCGCCGGGCCCCACAGACACGCGATCCCCGCCGCGATACACGCAAACGGATTCGCACCCGACGAACCCGCCAGACGCACCGTCGACGTCGACGCATTCTGCTCGTGGTCCGCATGCAGAATCAGGATACGGTCCAGCGCACGCACCAGCACTTCGTTGACCTTGTACTCTTCGGCCGGCGTCGAGAACATCATGTGCATGAAGTTCGCGCTGTACGACAGATCATTGCGCGGATACACGAACGGCTGGCCGACCGAGTACTTGTACGCCATCGCGACCAGCGTCGGCAGCTTGGCGATCATGCGGATCGCGGACACGTCGCGGTGCGTCGGGTCGGAGATATCGAGCGAGTCGTGATAGAACGCCGACAGCGCGCCGACTGCAGCGACGAGAATCGCCATCGGGTGCGCGTCGCGGCGGAAGCCACGGAAGAAGAAGTGCATCTGCTCATGCACCATCGTGTGCTTCGTGACCGTGTCTTCGAATTCCTTCTTCTGCTGCAACGTGGGCAATTCGCCTTTCAGCAGCAGATAGCACGTTTCGAGAAAGTCCGCATTCTGCGCGAGGTTATCGATCGGATAGCCGCGATACAGCAGCTCGCCCTTGTCGCCGTCGATATACGTGATCGCCGAATTGCACGACGCCGTCGACATGAAGCCCGGATCGTACGTGAACTTGCCGGTCTGACCGTACAGCTTGCGAATGTCGATCACATCCGGACCCAACGATCCTTTATAAACCGGCAGTTCGATTTTTTCGTCGCTATCGGAAAACGACAGCGTGGCTTTAGTCGTTGATACGTTCATCAGGGATTCCTTTCGACATTGCAATACATATGACATGCGAGGCCGGGATGCGCGGCGCCTAGAGCGCCTGGCGAACAACTGCGCGTTGAACAGATTTCTTGCGCGCTGGCCAGAGCACCTTTTGCCGCACCCGGCAGCCCCGAGCATTCTACGGCGCGCACGGCATTTGATTGCACTCCTGGCGCGCAACAATCCATCTCGCACCAAGCAATACTCGACGTGGCGACAAGGCTTTTCACCGACAGACAAATGAAAGTAAGCGCACCGGCAGCAACAATGTTTTGCTTCTACATGGGGCGCCAAATGCATTTGCGTCTGAGATACTGATTTCGTGTTTAGCTTCCCCTGCAAACACAATGCTGTCTTGGACCCGCCATCAAAACGGCGGGTCTTTTTTAAAGTCAGACACAGGAATAACCAAAATGAACATGAACATCGACACGCTCTTTCCCGCGACCGAAGAAGCCGACGACATCGTTGTCACGGCGCTGAACCACCAGGACATCGTGCTGGCGATGTCGGCCGCACTCGCCTCGGAAAAAGTCGCCGTGCTGCACATGCTGTATCCGCGCACGGACGCGCGCACGCACCGCAGCCTCGATGAACTGGTCGACCGTCTGCATGGACATGGCCTGCATCAGGTCGCGCGGCTCGTTTCGCAGGAAGCGCACTATCTCGTGTTCAAGGAACCGGCCAAGGCGTGGAAGGCATTCAATGAAATCCGCCACGACTCGCTCGCGATCGGCGTGCATCTGTACTACTGCGGCCTGATCGGTGAAGGCGCCGAGCGCGCGCTCGACATCGACGCGCACGCCAAGGACTGACGCTTTACAAGAGGCTCAACGCGTGCCTTGA contains these protein-coding regions:
- a CDS encoding MetQ/NlpA family ABC transporter substrate-binding protein, whose translation is MLMFSVNAAHAADDPAAKAQQTLRIGFVPGPYADEFRQGVEPQLVRKGYTVRYVEFSTGLEANHAVYSGEITADVMQHSVYLKSYNDRNGTDLVPVVQVPTPPMGLYSTKHRSLTEVKRGTTVAVPNDPVNLERALKILQNIGWIRIRANPNPVDVTERDVIANPAGIRIVPLESAQAPRALEDVDYAAIQGNFAIASGHRLADALALEQMTSPYVNQVVVKAANRNSRATADIVAAYQSDEFRHAILGNRVYDGFRLPDYFHR
- a CDS encoding cysteine hydrolase family protein — its product is MSNANQAEQANANPYADPVDPALPQTGFKLDPSKAALVVIDPQNDFLSPSGASWSVFGPSITENNTVANLGQLFKTAKQVGLTVAVSPHYYYPCDHEWHFGGPLEKVMHNICMFDRKGPNTLEDFEGSGADFLDEYKPYILDGKTIIASPHKVYGPETNDLALQLRKKGVSQIILAGMAANLCIESHLRELIEQGFEVAVVRDATAGPRLPDGDGYLAAIINFRYLAHALWTTEQTVRALAS
- a CDS encoding TetR/AcrR family transcriptional regulator, yielding MVHDRGFNGCGVQDITTAAGVPKGSFYNYFESKEMFAAEILEDYWQSIEDRHGPILYDARIRPLARVAKFFRALTDDHSKSDFALGCLIGNLSLELSNASDEARSKLLALLARWQEALAACLREAQERNELDRKQNVDELAAILIEAYEGAAMRGKIEQSGNAYERFEKVVMPRLLR
- a CDS encoding class I adenylate-forming enzyme family protein; translated protein: METNAETNYRPYVDALLRELKTRACEPAIRYQGRDVTRGELRSAIYRYARALGALGIGRGAVVALHAPNRPEALAVRYAANLLGAATMFLPALASAESRATLLARIRPTLLVVFPETAHLVRDAVDQRIVSVGYESTWVHLDRFASVQSDQPLESRAMPDELAVIVSSGGTTGVPKASRRSFAAYSAMVVSARNAKRRQLINGPLAYLSQVLVDTTLIGGGSVVLERAYSARTTLAVIESERITDVFLVEPQLFEMMDHPDVGRRDLSSLRCIAHVGGSAPAALRQRAVRRLGPVLAHMYGASEAGLVSVLPPPDYATNPARLDSAGRIRPGVEVRLRCVDGTLAANGYPGSIEVRSAAVAHGYRNQPVEGAQKFRDGWCLTGDIGLIDDGGYLHVIGRSSDVAEIDQRIIGPVHIEDVLCRLPDVRYAVAFASNTQDGEHAWNAVVEPWAGQHVDRARCARALNAAFGDLVANAVNLSEAGAIPLTEQGKVDRVAIERTLLVQPRAITEKPTFRAHRPMSERLSAS
- a CDS encoding DUF2278 family protein, with protein sequence MPQQNVYVVFKGALKLGVPFLDGYKGDPHYVIVVDDPAGGEFRIVTNVKSDSSLTGPAGYHVLYSWSQYFDHPMVADLAKLPPGLTQTGFPKLDYVHDPRLVDLSTMRPITLDTASAHNDINALVNDMLQLDMSAAPVDYLYPGKSGNDMRRGWKPTKNVTVYGFGFLFEPQHDGLHETHMNQGNPKPQPGSRVRDHSSENGTFQDGAVMVEVDGRFQALFVAFQTQLVPTDNRGWPIPGTSHPILG
- a CDS encoding amylo-alpha-1,6-glucosidase; translation: MQDPEALGGLSHQGGVDYRGEENDGAFIAPENLNVASATQHVLKSGGTFIVNDPLGDVTGHDDGLFVNDTRVLSQLRLTFGGRAPSLLSGSVSSDNTSFTAHLTNRPLPPLGGDSTPEGVIHVERVRVLSGTVMNEAIELTNYGTTDAIVPLSISFASDFRDMFEVRGLKRAKQGKVEAPRVHKNEVLLGYIGLDDVARHVRVAFSPMPDKLLADRADYSVKLPAQACVSIYLSVAVQVAAHKGEPDVHVAQSTHTVTELHVSQVDAARPRVGRTAVRAALVDAHLVMRERRRASARVRSSNPLFNAWIDRSQADLNLLTTDLASGPYPYAGIPWFSTPFGRDAVITSLQMLWLQPGLARGVLRFLAEHQAMEDSAFRDAAVGKIMHEMRRSEMAATGEVPFALYYGGVDTTPLFIVLAGAYVARTGDTQLVDELWPALDRAAKWVSGVCDRNIYGLLDYQRASDGGLANQGWKDSHDSVFHADGRFPEGPISLVEVQAYASAAFDTMAQFSMLRGLPDDAVRYTQRATAIRACVEDKYWMDDSNFYGIALDGKGDLCRVMASNAGHLLAFGLPSRERGEAVARALESTLFHTGWGVRTLAAGQPRFNPMAYHNGSVWPHDNALCARGLARYGAKAAAVRLLQALFQAAVNFDMRLPELFCGFPRRRGEPPTAYPVACLPQAWAAGSPFMMLEACLGMTIDAQKREVLIEQPMLPEGIDWIEIGDLRVGDASVSITFRRVAGKVVASAEQGDVRVIALL
- the gltA gene encoding citrate synthase, encoding MNVSTTKATLSFSDSDEKIELPVYKGSLGPDVIDIRKLYGQTGKFTYDPGFMSTASCNSAITYIDGDKGELLYRGYPIDNLAQNADFLETCYLLLKGELPTLQQKKEFEDTVTKHTMVHEQMHFFFRGFRRDAHPMAILVAAVGALSAFYHDSLDISDPTHRDVSAIRMIAKLPTLVAMAYKYSVGQPFVYPRNDLSYSANFMHMMFSTPAEEYKVNEVLVRALDRILILHADHEQNASTSTVRLAGSSGANPFACIAAGIACLWGPAHGGANEAALNMLEEIGSVDNIPKFIEQVKDKNSGVKLMGFGHRVYKNYDPRAKLMRETCHEVLNELGLHDDPLFKLAMALEKIALEDEYFVSRKLYPNVDFYSGIVQRALGIPTAMFTCIFSLARTVGWIAQWNEMIADPEQKIGRPRQLFVGETSRVAGPIAQR